The genomic window TGGGAGATTCCCTGCCCAGAAACACCAGCCTGGCAAACTGAAGGAATATTACCTGCTCAATGCTGCCTCGCTGCTGCCCGTGCTGGCCTTGGAGGTGAAGGATGGGGAAGATGTTCTGGATCTCTGTGCTGCACCAGGGGGGAAATCTGTAGCTATTCTGCAGTGTGCCTGTCCAGGTAATGGGGCCAGGTGctggtggaggaaaaaaaccccaacaacagtTTGTATTCCAAGTAGTTCCATGCTGTTTAATAAGATTTTTATGAAGTCTGTTTGCCTAAAAGAGGATTAAAAATGCAGTCCTTACTTTAACATAGGTTACTGCAGAGTGACAGGCAAAAGTGGGGTAGCTCTGTGGGCTTTTTCCTCGCTGTTACTTCTCCAGAAGTTACTTAAAGCCATGTCAATTTCTTGGCTCAGGGATGTAAATAATCTGCAATCTTAGAATACTTGtccctttttttactttttattttgttcttttcctctaCTGTCTCTTTTGTTAGTGCTGTGCAAATATTACAGGTAAGTTTAAGTGTGCTGATGTAAAACAGAGCATAAGAAGTGAAATGTGCCAGATCTGGGCAAAAGGAGAAGGTAAGGAATTGGTTGGAGAAGGATTCTGAGATAATCACAGTGTTTAGAAGgcagcagcaagcagcagctTGGACCAGGGAGTTAAAGCAAGCTGGGATTGCTGTTCCCAAGTTTATTTGTTGGCTTGGATAATAATTGTTTTGAACTGTTCACACCACCTTGTGCTCCTGCTGATGAGACCATTACTGTAACCACCTGCACCAGCTGATTACAACTGGCTTTCCCTCTCTTCTAGAGGAATGAGGTGATGCTAATGAAGTAAATTAAATAGGAGTTGTCCTTTCAAAAGGTTTAGGGAAAACGAAACAACAAATCAACTTTTCTGTCCTCTGGCTTCTTCTGAAGAGACCAAACTGCTGCTGAGAATGTAAAATGGGAGGGATTTGATTCTTAATAAACCTCAGTGAATGCTAAGGTGTACCTTAAGATACTCAGAACTGatgcattatttatttaaaaggcaATTTAATAAAATGAGGCATGCTCTTCATTTAGATGGTGGCTCAAGGAGCCCAGGAAGGCACTCACTCTTTGGAGATGGGTCATGGTTAAAGCTTGTTTTACTGTGGAATTCTATTGCTACAGAAGGATTTGCAAGGAAATATTTGGGGTTTGCTCTGTAGGAGCATGTTgacatttattttggtttacAAAAATTCAATGGTATTCTAAAAAGTGCAGTAACACAGGCACGTAAGGTATAAACTCCATGGTAGTCATGGCAATGCAGTAGAACTTCTGAAATGGGTCTAACTCCTTATAgttgtaaaaacaaaacaggaaaaaatcataAAGACATCTCTTTGGGtgtttacttcttttttttttgtttgttttttattaattttctaagGTCATTTTCACTGTAATGAATATGATGATTTGAGGTCGAGGTGGTTGGAGCAGACAATAGAATCCTTCATCCCAGATGCTTTGATTAACTTGGTAATGGTCTCGAAACTGGATGGTAGAAAGATTGGAGATCTTCAGCCTGAATCTTATGACAAGGTGACATTATTACTGGTAAATTATATTTCCACATTctgagtcttttttttcctatgctgctctatttttcattttctcttttttttttttcctggcccCCCACAAAAATACCTGACTTATAAAGGGGAACAGAGTCACGTACAGGATTTGTAGAGTTTCAGGAAATACTTTGTGAAGCCTGTCATGCATTTATTCCTGTGTTGGGTGATGTTACCCTTTAAGCCTTAGGAGTGAATTCTGAAGACTTTGTAGCTGTAATTTTTGCATGATATGTAAttaggagggggaggggaacaGGAGGGAACTACTCAGGTAGAGCTTACTTTGGTAGCACTGATTTCTTACCTCCTGCTAACACCATAAAATCATCTCAAAATAGTAATGGGATTATTTCACCCCTAAAAATGGAAAGTGAAAAGGGTATTTCTtaatatttgcaaaagaaaattgaatAGATTTTGGCACATGGTGTTCAAAAAGTGACCATCTTTGTTGTGAATTGTCTTATTGATTTTATTAATTGATTAGGTATTGGTTGATGCTCCTTGTTCAAATGACAGAAGTTGGCTCTTCTCTGCTGACCCTCAGCAAGCTGTGCTCAGGCTCATGCAAAGGAAGGAGTTGTCCTCTCTGCAATTCCAGCTCCTAAGGTGAGAAGTGCAAAAAGTTAAAGGAACTTcttataattaataaaaattacatgGGGGCAAGATTTGTCATGGTTCAATAAACAAACCCAGGGTTTCTcctctgaaaataataataatgtcaGGAATATGTGGTTGTGATGCTGTTTAGAACAATCAGTGGGTCTGAGATGATGTGGAAATCTGTGTGGGTGATATCAGCAGCAGGGCTTTGGTCCTCTTAACTCACTTAATTCACAGAAATGTCCATTTGCAGGTGACTCACAACAGTCTGGTatgaaatcaaaatattttaggtGGACACAGCTAAAATGGGTTTAGATACATTCCTTATTGACTGTTTGTAGCACAGAAAGGCTCCCAGTCCTGACAGGGTAGAAAAAGTAAAGGAATGTGAAGTTTGGGGGTGAAAGAGAAGATTGTTTATTTTTGAGAACATCCCCCCAGTAATCCAAAGCAAGGCTGTCATGTATAACTGCACAGTTTTTctcatgggggaaaaaaaagagtgactTCTCAATAAAACCTTCTAAACTTGAGTGGTATTTGTGCAGTGACTGTCATGCCTGAAGTCCATCTGTCAAAgcaaattgaggggaaaataacatattatagaaaagaaaaagaaactttttatgGGAAGTTCCCACTGCAGTTCAAGACAGTTTTGCATGACTTCCAGTTGAAAAAGGCCTGGCAGAAGCCTGTGATTTATAACAGAAATATGAGGATCTTATTGCTGTAATGCATCATGTCATCCATTTCCTGTGAAGAAATCAATCACATTTAAAACACTGACCTGTTtcagttttcccttttcaaTATCTGACATAGAAAATCCAATTTGTGAACCCGTAGCAAAAGGAAGCATACATCATGCAGAGAAATTTTGAGAATTTGCATAAATCATTCCACATTGTAATCCTGGAGAATTCATGACAGCAGAAaccttgttttttaaaaaaatatacattccTGTCAGCCCAAATCAGATTTAATTGAATTATTCCTAAATAGACAGAGAACTTTCTGTTGAAAATATTCTTTACTTTAGCAACAGTAATAAGAATTTGTAAAGACAAAATACCTTTGCTATATAAATTGTAGTAAAAGAATGGTGATTTCCATTTTATTGCTCAGCATAAGTCTGAGTACTTGTGTAGATTGACCAGTCTGTTGTGATGTGCACTGgatttttgtttgccttttaaaatattttggagcCTATGAAATAAGTAGCTACTTTCAAGAGTTAGATATTATAAGGGTTATTGGTTAAAATACTTGAAGTATAGCTGCCCACTGGCTGGTTATTGTTCTTTTTACCTGATCACTTTAGGATGAATTCCCATTTCTAAAGGCATTTCAGATCCCatgtgaaaggagaaaaaggaaatgatAAAGCAAGATCAGAAAAGGCTGAATGTTTCATGACAAGTGCATTAGAACTAAAATTGTGGGATGCTCCCCTATTCAAGCCTCTGCTTTACGACTAGAGTGcataattataaataattttaaaaattgggtTTGAATCCCTTCTCCAGTACTTCCAGTAATATTCAGGAGGGCTGAGCCTCCATGAATCCAGCTgtactgctttttaaatgaGCCAGCTCATGCAGGGCTCTCTCTGGTTCATTGGTCCAGATCTCCTGGTGCTTTATGCTCCCACGTGTTCCTGACCTTGGTTCCTGTGTCTGTAAACAAAAACAATTGTCAGGCTGAATCCCGGCAGGTTTGTGGAGAGTATTGTGAGAAATACATTGAAAGAGCATGGAGAGACAGGAccagggggaatggcttcagactgagAGGGAGtgggtttagatgggatattaggataaaaattcttgactgtgagggaggtgaggccctggcacaggatgcccagggaagctgtggctgcctctggatccctggaagtgtccaacgCCAGGTTGGacggagcttggagcaacctgggatagtggaaggtgtccctgcccatggcagagggtgggactggatgagctttaaggtcccttctaacccaaaccatcctgggattctgtgaaacaCTCTGTGATTTGAAGGTGAAGCTTGAAGGTCCAAACACTATTTCAATTTATCAGGAGGATTAAGTGTAAGGGTAACGTAAAAATGAGAAGAATAGAACTCggctttgcatttcatttttatttctttcaagcAACACTCGGCCTAAAATTTGAGATTCTCCTTAATTAAGGAAATGCTTCACTTGTAATCTGTTTTTATGGATCTGCTTAGGGGGAAGTGGGAACATCAAAGAGGGAAGTTAAGGAAGGAAAAGTAGGGTTTGCAATACAATGTAATTAATTAAGCACATAGAGGCTTCAAAGAATGAAGATCTGGAAGAAACTGATGCAGCAGTCTTTCTCCTGCAGCCTGCATAAAATCTGAAATGTAAATAAGTGATATAAATGCTGAACAGCAAATGTTCTGAGCAATGAGGGCACCACTGATTTGATGGAAATTGAGATTGTAATGATTGCTCGTACCCAAACCAAAGCATCCCTGCTGAGTGCTCTAATCCAAAAACACATTGCAAATCTTGTTATTATTTGGAGTGTTCATGCAGAAAACAAAttgcaaagtaaaaaaaaggaatatcatttcctgatgctaaatGCTAACACAAAATACAGTGGTTCCCAAAAGCAAATTTACCAATGTTACCAGTTCTCAGAGAGAAATTAGATTTTGGGCTAAGCTTGAATGCCCAATTACGTAGTGGTTAAACTGTTATGGATGTTGTAATTATTCTTAGACTGGTTTCTGCAGCTGAAAGGAGCTTGTGTTAGGGCTcagcagaaaagaaatccaACAAAATACTATTTAGAAAACTCAGCAAAGGCATTCAGACTGCTGGAACTCTTCTATGCACAACATCTCTGAGTAATTAAGCAGCTCTGTATTTTCACTGAATTGTGGAATTTTCTGCAGGAGAGGAATTGCGTGCTCTTAGTTGGGCTTTTTTGTGGTTGTAGAGTGAAGGCAAAATTGTGcttataaatataaaatcataTATTTAGCATATGTCACCAATGTTCCATTTCTGCTGTGAGGAGTAAATTGTGCGGAGAATTGCTTCATCACACTGTTTTTCAGCTCTTCCCCTGGCATCTTTCCCTTTGCTCCTCTGTAGATGTCCAGTTAATCCTCTTATTGTCCAAAACCATCTCATCAATTAGCTCCACTGGGAATTTTTGAGAATTCCAACTGTTGGACCAACAGATCTGCTGTGGGTTTTGTGGATGATAGGATTGTTTAGCAGCTTTCTGTCTTACAAAAGCTGaatattttgtgtgtttgtgctgtGCCATTCCCCAAAACACTTTTGGTTCTGTTGGAGATTTTAAATGGTTGGTTggaatttcttcacaaagaGTGACAGCTGTGGCCACTGCTGTGGCTCCAGGTGTTCCATCAGAGGTGTTAAAGTGTTTCTGTTTTTAAGTGTAGCAGCACCCTGTAAATAACATGGATCAAGCCCCTTAGGATATGTTGCAAAGCCAAGCTTATTGAATGTATAAATAACTATGAATAAACGAATAAGCTGCTCAGCAGTTTTTTGGGATCACATATTTTAATTCAGACACAAATTTTGCTTTAATTCCACCTTCAgtcctttctctgtgtgtttcacAAGCTATGAGGATAACCACTAACCCTGAAGTTGTGTGGCAGGGTTTGTAGTGGGTTTCAAAGGTCTTTCATTCCCCCTTCTGGGATGTCTCATATCCCTGTTTTAACAGGATAAGTATTTCGGAAGTCACCATGCATTGGAGGACAAAGATCAATAATTCTAGCTGAACGTTTGCTCTTTGCTTTAGAATAATTTAGAATTATTTGCTGTAGATTTGTTGCTTATCAGGATTTTCAGGACAAATTTTGGCTAGCGTAGaacagagggggtttttttggatttgtgggttttggttgTTTAGTTGAGAGGTTTTTGATACCTGTCTCTCCTTTTATTTATGATTCAGTTTAGTGCTGAAAAAAGCAGTTGACTTTCATGATTCTCCTGTTATTCTGAGCTGCAATGTTTCTCCACAGGAGCAAAGTTTACTtagagaggagcagagggagtgCTTGAACTACTGTCACTGCCCATcataaagtattaaaaaaaattggtattttgaCACTGCAGGAGTTTCTTTATCATTTTGACCAggtttgaagaaataaaagcaaaacctgtAACATGCAGGTCATATTACCACAAAGTATCTGGACTTCTGTGAGAGGCAAAAGGTAATGTAGATATTTTAAGTCAATAAAAAGAATAGAATTGGCATTTTTTATTCTGATGAGACATTATCTTGCCTATTGAGCAGAAATATGTTGTAGTTGCCAAAAGATGGCACTGTTGAAgtgttgttttaaaatgtgtcaTCTTTGCACTTTAATACTGAAAATGGTTGAACGATTAACATAATTAATTCTGCCCCTTCCCATGGTGTGCAACATAAACCCAAGCACAGGAGGATAGGCTGGAAATGCAGGTGCTACCTATAgtatgaaatatatatttttgtgtCTGCCCGTTTTTAAAAGGATCTTTGAGACGCCAAGACTTTTAGAATGAAAAAAGTCATCCTATTATGTCTCATTTTCTGTAAATGGGAAAAATCCTGTTTAGTTCCTGGCTAACTACATTTTAGTTGCATGTAacagttttttgggtttggaaTTGTCGTGTGGCTCTAGCATAACCTTTTGTTCCCTGAGATATTAAACAGTaatgctgttttgttttccctaattTAGTAAAtattgagaatttttttaaagaaggagctttaaaataatatatttctttaaaaagtctgTTCCAGTACTTCTGTAATAGAGGGAGTTAGGATAGATTAATGTATCTGTTGTACCTCTGACCTCTACAGTACAATATGGACTTGTACCCAGAGACACACCCTGCAAAAATATaaagtactttaaaattttttttgttagtgcTGTAAAACCTTATTTAGAATGAGGAGGGGAGCAATCTGCATGTGTTAATTTGTTTTACAGAACTTGTTGAATGAGATGGACAGAAAGAGGCTCCAGAAAAAGTTTCCAGGACTTCTGATGTGTGTTCTGATATATCTTCATGTGAAGCATGAAACCTTGCAGTATTAGTGGCTCTAAACATGTAAAATTCATTACAGGAAACATATAtacctgaaataaaattatgaaattaaGGATAAGTAGATCTTTATTTCAGCTGGAAGTTTTAGCTCTTTAGTAAACACAAATGTCATATGTACCgctaagagaaaaataactgcaGATTAACTGCCTCTAAataatgtgggggttttttaaacagGGCATTGTAATGAGAGCaaggtgaaaaaaatgttttagcaTCCTGTCAAAGCATTCTAGAATTGAAGCCCATTTTTGAGAGTCACAAAGGAACAAGCACCGAATTCCTTCAGCTGAGCATCGATAATTAAGATTCCCAATGGAAGAGAAATCTTAATTCCTAGATGGTGGAGTTACAGTAGGATTAAGTTTTGCTTCATCTCCAACCTGCCCCTTGGATGAGCTTGTTTCCCTCCAGTGATTTACAGAGGAAGTTTCTTAAATGTATTTGAACAATTCACTGATGAGCAAATCCTCTCATTAATGAATTCTCCGTGATGCTGATGACGAGAGGACCAAACTCCCTGGCTCTGCTTGCCCAGCTCAGTGTCACCCTGTGTGACTTTGAGCCCAGCACTTCCACACTTGGAGttttgcagctccctgcaggttTATCAGAAGCCAAGCACGGCTTAATCAGGGCTGGCGGGCATTGACTTTGAGCCCAGGGACTGAAACAACTGTTGCTGCACTTGACAAGATGGATAGATACATTGATTAACCTTGCTGCCTGAAGTCATTCTCCTCAGATATTTTAATTCAGGGTTTAAGTTCAAAATAAAGAGAactgccctgagcaggctgACCTTTCTGGGTCATGGGCCAGTGAAGATTCACAGGCTGAGGTTTAGACATGGGGGTTTTGAGGTGAGATTTTCAAGTTTTCCTTCAGaggcctgtgctgctctttcctCTGATGGACTCAGTTGGAGGAGCATGGTGCCCTTGAAAATGTTGTCTGAAGGAGTTGTTGCCTTCTGtatgggaagaaaaagacatttagcaaGTGTCCAGGCTTTTAACCCTGTAAAGTGTAGCTACAGCTACTTTTTGGTATATAGCTTTATCTTTTACCTTTCCCACTCTTACATGGTAAaagaattttctctcttctctaaATGCTTACTTAGTACCTATCTTAGAAGTAGGAAAGTGGTTGCCATTATCTGCTTCTAGGAGTAAAATTCTCAGGTCTGCTAAAAGTACATCTCAATTGTTACATTAAAGCATTTCCAAGCTCGCTGGCTGCCCTCAGGGCTTGGCACTCGTGCATGCATGGAAAAGGTGTAGCTGGCAGGGGTAGGTCTGTCAAAAATGAGTTATATAGCTGGATTCTGATAAAAATGTGAAGATCAGCTCGACTTTTTGAGAGCCCATTTAGACTTCAGCTCTGTTCTCTTTGAGTTCTAATGTGAAAGATAAAAGCAAGATCTAATACATGGGAGGAAGAAGGTGCTTTTGAATTTCCCCAAATGGGTGTGAGGCCAAGAGACAGTGGGGTCAAAGAGACATCAGGGTCTCTTGCTGGTTTGTTGTTCATGAGAAGGGAGGGTTGCACAAGCCTGCTTTGCTTTAATTTAGCAGTTAATTCCATATTTCTGGGTGCACTGTGGTTCCTCAggccaagagcagcagcatgagCCCCACCCTTTTAAATGGGCAGCTGCTGACAaggaaaggagctggagagaaGGCGGGACAGCTTTTGGGGACAGAAACGCTGCTTTTGGAGCCCTCTATGGAGTAAATATGTGTTGGGATGCCAGCATGAATATCTGGAGCCAGGCATTTAAATGCCTGCTGGTAAGTGCAGAATTTTAGAAGATGAGAGCTGGGAGGGATGTCAGGGTTCCTCCTGCTCTCTTTGACTGTCTCAAGGTGGCAGTGTGAATGTTGTGCTCTACCAAGCTGTGGCAGGAACATTCTCAAACATTTCTGTAGGCTTTGAAAAGCTACTTGGGGTGTGAGATAACCTTGTaggtttaattaattaataggTTTAACTTAATTTCAGAGTATCCTCGAATGAGTGCACTAGGCCCagttaaactgaaaatatttaggcTACCTAAGTGCACTGTAACCTGGTTTTGGCTATAACAGGCTGAATTTGGAATTGCTCCCTCACTAAGGTTATATATGCTCGCTCTCCGTGTTTTTCCTGAAGATTGATGCAACAGAGGCATTtaacacatattttttttcttagagcaCCATCACTTGAGAGAGCTCTGTCCTTTTATGCTGAGTAAAATTGGAAAATCATAGACTTCAGTGAAATATGTACTTTGCTTGCTGATTACCTTAACCAAGGCTCATAGAAGAATTGGGCAAGGGAATGTGTGGACTGCCAAGAGAAGTAGATTTGGTATAATACAGGAGTTTTCACCTGGTCTTATCACTGTCTGAAGCAGTCATTTGTCCTGGTGTTCCAATATTATTTTGGGCAGGATTTTCAGAGCAGCTTTGATCTGTGATCAGCTTTGATCCTGTTTGTGCTGAAGCTTTTCTTTATTGATTCTTTTGCCAAAAAGTCCCAATTCTGTTAAAAGGGTTTATCTTCCCCCCccttgtattttcttctttcctttcttaacTGTTTTTGGTCAGATACCACTCATGGGAAGTCCTCAGCTTTCTGGAAGATTGCTATTTCCATGGCATTGTCTTTGTTTATCTAGACCTGGAATCAGAATTTCTGCCTTTGGGGACTGCTCACCTCATCTGGTTTGAGGAGatggttgtttctttttctttgcttttcttctttttatttgtcccaggatatttttttcctgggggGTGTGAGCACAGTATTGTCAGTAATATCTACAAATCTCTGATTATTCAGTGTCATTTACACCATTCACCTGTTCTgattttcttgttattaaaCAAAGGGAATCTTACTGAGGGAACAATTATATTTAACGTGATATTTGCCTGTAGTATCTGTTTGAATACCAGCTTACAATTCAGTCTTTGAGCCAAAAATGGCTCAGAAATGTATGATTTAATGGGATTTATCTTCAGACAGTGTTTTAATAGCAAATGAGCCTTTTGTGTAGCTTCCTCTTTTAGAAATGGTGGTGGTGCAAGATTTTTGATTTATCTTCTTACTCCCTTAATTTGCAGCAGGTGAATATGGTTTGCATATCTTATTTCTATCCACTCATAGGTTATATTTATGTGTCTGAATAAGGACTTGGCATATCTGCTGTACTGGGAAATAAGCAGTTTATTTAAACTCAGTTTCAGTGGTAAAGTGATAAAGAAGAACCTCTGTTCCCTCCACCTGCCAGTAGTTGTGAAGCTTTCAGGCTTTAAGCCACTATTTTGCCTTTAGTCAAAATTTGTCAACATGTTAATAAGTGAAGGGTACATAAACAAACAATATATGATCCTTAGGAAAACAGGTTGAAAAGCAGTGGCTCAGTGACACCCCCAAATCCTCTTACCTTGCTAAATAAGTTGCAGAATTAGCAGGAATGTTTCTAAGATTACAGCCCAGTCATGAATTCAGGCCATTACTGCAAGTGTCCATTCTGATATTTGTTCACACAAGCATCATGCCACGTCTAGCTGGCCCTTCTGATGTGAGGTAACCCATTTTGTATGCACAGTTGCAGCACtttcacagcagagctgagcacagcagtgctTGATGTATATTCTGAATGGGTGCTGCTTTGTACTTGTCACTGGGGTGTA from Corvus hawaiiensis isolate bCorHaw1 chromosome 2, bCorHaw1.pri.cur, whole genome shotgun sequence includes these protein-coding regions:
- the NSUN3 gene encoding tRNA (cytosine(34)-C(5))-methyltransferase, mitochondrial isoform X3, which encodes MRGPALPLARRAGAALGPGRAAWDTPAQLENKTKGKLQKQICQVVLDHFEKQYTAELGDAWSSVRDVLTSPWCWQHALLLNRFSRCPGLESSLAEQGYHPAFPAALPYLPAAFRCYIRPAPGRFPAQKHQPGKLKEYYLLNAASLLPVLALEVKDGEDVLDLCAAPGGKSVAILQCACPGHFHCNEYDDLRSRWLEQTIESFIPDALINLVMVSKLDGRKIGDLQPESYDKVTLLLVLVDAPCSNDRSWLFSADPQQAVLRLMQRKELSSLQFQLLRFEEIKAKPVTCRSYYHKVSGLL